From a region of the Trichoderma atroviride chromosome 6, complete sequence genome:
- a CDS encoding uncharacterized protein (EggNog:ENOG41~BUSCO:EOG092D1G2Z), whose product MTSQQVPQLNIDRYVVIHVATTCDEHGVYVTKDSAEVIELGWILIDANSLEEITHESVLVKPVNTPITPLCTSLTTLTWEHVRNAGTFRDAITRFDTFATEYLTSKNLDFVFVTLDAWDLRVQLPREARDKAVVLPPYLQHSRTFDLRTEYQRWQQHHPESLPFGPSMLSNICAALEVEPVQSSAPIKHNLPFHLQALAPASPRRAMEEAVTLARVLRGLIRKSQPPHDHPDVLTRPMDARADVRAFLSERSKVLHMSGLPHDTTQSELESWFTQFGGRPIAFWTLRTPEQHKPTGTGFAVFSSHEEAAESLCMNGRALNEKAIEVSPSSSRVLDRAQDILTPFPPSKNRPRPGDWTCPSCGFSNFQRRTACFRCSFPAVGSGGPGEMGGPGGYGYQYGPPAMMPPPHHGGHHGPMGHGGRMGGGGVVPFRAGDWKCGNEVCGYHNFAKNVCCLRCGASRAGAAVVADSGYPSPMDNGSQYGMSQGSMGGTPGPGPFGSGASFGSGGGYGQHFGGPP is encoded by the exons ATGACTTCGCAGCAGGTGCCTCAGCTCAACATCGACCGCTACGTTGTGATCCACGTTGCGACCACCTGCGATGAACACGGTGTATATGTGACCAAGGATTCCGCCGAGGTCATTGAGCTTGGCTGGATCCTCATTGATGCCAACTCTCTTGAGGAG ATCACCCACGAGAGCGTTCTTGTCAAGCCCGTCAACACTCCCATCACCCCACTATGCA CGAGCCTAACGACTCTGACATGGGAACATGTTCGAAATGCCGGTACTTTTAGGGATGCCATTACCCGATTCGACACGTTTGCTACCGAGTACCTGACGTCCAAGAATCTCGACTTCGTCTTCGTTACTTTGGATGCTTGGGACCTCCGAGTTCAGCTCCCTCGAGAAGCTCGCGACAAGGCAGTCGTGCTGCCTCCTTACCTGCAGCACTCTCGCACCTTCGATTTGCGAACTGAATACCAACGCTGGCAACAGCACCACCCAGAGTCTCTGCCCTTTGGACCTTCCATGCTGTCAAACATCTGCGCCGCTCTTGAGGTCGAGCCAGTGCAGTCCAGCGCTCCTATTAAACACAATCTGcctttccatctccaggctTTGGCTCCCGCCTCCCCCCGCCGTGCCATGGAAGAGGCCGTTACCCTGGCTCGAGTTCTCCGTGGTCTGATCCGCAAGTCTCAGCCGCCGCACGATCACCCCGACGTTCTGACCAGACCTATGGACGCCAGGGCGGATGTCCGGGCCTTCCTCTCTGAGAGAAGCAAGGTCCTGCACATGTCTGGTCTGCCACATGATACTACTCAGTctgagctggagagctggtTCACCCAGTTTGGTGGTCGCCCTATTGCGTTCTGGACACTTCGAACCCCTGAGCAGCACAAGCCCACCGGCACAGGTttcgccgtcttctcttcccatgAAGAA GCTGCCGAGAGCTTGTGCATGAATGGACGTGCACTGAACGAGAAGGCTATTGAAGTTTCCCCCTCTTCCAGCCGTGTGCTGGATCGCGCTCAAGACATTTTGACTCCTTTCCCTCCCAGTAAGAACCGCCCTAGGCCTGGTGACTGGACCTGCCCCTCTTGCGGCTTCTCCAATTTCCAGCGCCGCACAGCTTGCTTCCGTTGCTCTTTCCCTGCCGTTGGAAGTGGTGGACCTGGTGAAATGGGAGGACCTGGTGGCTATGGATATCAATACGGACCTCCAGCCATGATGCCCCCTCCGCACCACGGTGGTCACCACGGCCCTATGGGACACGGTGGACGTATGGGAGGTGGCGGTGTTGTGCCTTTCCGCGCCGGTGACTGGAAGTGCGGGAATGAAGTTTGTGGATACCACAACTTTGCCAAGAATGTATGCTGTCTTCGCTGCGGTGCCAGtcgcgctggtgctgccgtTGTTGCGGACTCTGGCTATCCTTCTCCCATGGACAATGGCTCACAGTATGGCATGAGCCAAGGATCAATGGGAGGTACGCCAGGTCCTGGCCCCTTTGGTTCCGGAGCATCTTTCGGATCCGGAGGCGGCTACGGCCAGCACTTTGGTGGCCCCCCCTAG